In Deinococcus sp. HSC-46F16, the following are encoded in one genomic region:
- a CDS encoding acyl-CoA dehydrogenase family protein: MTSTLDRPVNPNTAPLNDDQRTIVSALKSFLKTRVEPGAAERDQTGEFPFEIVKELGEMGIMGAQTPEEYGGSGLDTATFAMIIEEIAAVDGSLCLTVASHNSLCQGHILIGGTEAQKQKFLPDLASAKKLGAWGLTEPGSGSDSGGMVSNAKEQPDGSWILSGSKNFITQGSVGGTYVILARTDAPRPGKGKNDGISAFVFNRDEVQGFSIGRKEDKLGLRSSDTAQLIFEDIHLPADALLGERGNAFKDVMKVLDGGRVGIAAMGLGLGRAAFEYAARYTNERQQFGKPISHNQDIAFRLADLDTKLEAARLLIRKAADLKDAGMTFTVPVARAKLFATTVGVEACDEAIQMLGGYGYIKEYPVERYWRDNRLTRIGEGTDEVQRLVISRDVLKRFAE, from the coding sequence ATGACCAGCACCCTCGACCGCCCCGTCAACCCCAACACCGCGCCCCTCAACGACGACCAGCGCACCATCGTCTCGGCCCTCAAGAGCTTCCTGAAGACCCGTGTGGAGCCCGGCGCCGCCGAACGCGACCAGACCGGCGAGTTTCCGTTCGAGATCGTGAAGGAACTGGGCGAGATGGGCATCATGGGTGCCCAGACGCCCGAAGAGTACGGCGGCTCGGGCCTCGATACGGCCACCTTTGCCATGATCATCGAGGAGATCGCGGCGGTGGACGGCTCGCTGTGCCTGACCGTCGCCTCGCACAACTCGCTGTGCCAGGGGCACATCCTCATCGGCGGGACCGAGGCGCAAAAGCAGAAGTTCCTGCCTGACCTCGCCTCCGCGAAGAAGCTGGGGGCCTGGGGCCTGACCGAACCCGGCAGCGGCTCGGACAGCGGCGGCATGGTGTCCAACGCCAAGGAGCAGCCCGACGGGTCGTGGATTCTCAGCGGCTCCAAGAACTTCATCACCCAGGGCAGCGTGGGCGGCACCTACGTGATCCTGGCCCGCACCGACGCGCCGCGCCCCGGCAAGGGCAAGAACGACGGCATCTCCGCCTTCGTCTTCAACCGCGACGAGGTGCAGGGCTTTTCCATCGGGCGCAAGGAGGACAAGCTGGGCCTGCGCTCCAGCGACACCGCGCAGCTCATCTTCGAGGACATCCACCTTCCCGCTGACGCCCTGCTGGGCGAGCGCGGCAACGCCTTCAAGGACGTGATGAAGGTGCTCGACGGTGGCCGCGTGGGCATCGCCGCGATGGGGCTGGGTCTGGGCCGCGCCGCCTTCGAGTACGCCGCCCGCTACACGAACGAGCGCCAGCAGTTCGGCAAGCCCATCTCGCACAATCAGGACATCGCCTTCCGGCTGGCGGACCTCGACACCAAGCTGGAAGCAGCTCGCCTCTTGATCCGCAAGGCCGCCGACCTCAAGGACGCGGGCATGACCTTCACCGTGCCCGTCGCCCGCGCCAAGCTGTTCGCCACGACGGTGGGCGTGGAAGCCTGCGACGAGGCGATTCAGATGCTGGGGGGCTACGGCTACATCAAGGAGTACCCGGTCGAGCGCTACTGGCGCGACAACCGCCTCACCCGCATCGGGGAGGGCACCGACGAGGTGCAGCGCCTCGTGATCAGCCGCGACGTGCTCAAGCGGTTCGCCGAGTAA